From Trichomycterus rosablanca isolate fTriRos1 chromosome 18, fTriRos1.hap1, whole genome shotgun sequence, the proteins below share one genomic window:
- the htatsf1 gene encoding HIV Tat-specific factor 1 has protein sequence MSGDSDGNQDFHEQLRLQQLYGQKREDGDDPYTYVDPEDGTVYDWDHDKKAWFPKITEDFMAAYQANYGFTEDGAAAPSGETEPEKPKEETTTTTTTTTTTEDSGNTKEEKKGEKRKAEPGWFDIEQDKNTNVYVSGLPPDISPDEFVEVMSKCGIIMRDPLTEEYKVKLYKDAQGNQKGDGLCCYLKRESVALSERLLDEYEIRGYRLHVEAARFELKGQYDASKKKKKNKEYRKKLQQQQKQLDWRPEKKEEVRKRHERVVIIRNMFHPTDFEEDPLELNEYREDLRTECEKFGEVKKVIIFDRHPDGVASVAFKEPDEADKCVTTLNDRWFGGRQLSAQLWDGVTDYQVEETVKEREERLKGWSSFLGDGKTNETKSKEGAETIKPEQTDEQQNQQEDKTEKREVRVETLEEEQKEEQKEEQKEEQKEEQKEEQKEDAGVESTDSSLASSDDES, from the exons ATGAGTGGAGATTCGGACGGGAATCAGGATTTTCATGAACAGCTGCGGCTGCAGCAGCTTTATGGTCAGAAGCGTGAAGATGGAGATGATCCGTACACCTACGTGGATCCTGAGGATGGGACAGTCTACGACTGGGACCACGACAAGAAAGCCTGGTTCCCGAAG ATAACGGAGGATTTCATGGCGGCGTATCAGGCGAATTACGGCTTCACTGAGGACGGAGCTGCAGCACCGAGTGGTGAAACTGAACCAGAGAAACCGAAAGaggaaacaacaacaacaacaacaacaacaacaaccacagAGGATTCAGGAAACACGAAGGAGGAGAAGAAAGGAGAGAAGAGGAAAGCGGAACCTG GCTGGTTTGATATTGAACAGGACAAAAACACGAATGTTTACGTGTCAG gtcttCCTCCTGATATCAGCCCTGATGAGTTTGTGGAGGTGATGTCTAAGTGTGGGATTATAATGAGAGATCCGCTGACAGAAGAGTATAAAGTTAAATTATATAAAGACGCTCAGGGGAACCAGAAGGGAGACGGACTCTGCTGTTACCTCAAG agagagtcgGTAGCTCTATCTGAACGTTTGCTGGACGAGTATGAGATCCGTGGGTACCGGCTGCACGTGGAAGCCGCTCGGTTTGAGCTGAAGGGCCAGTACGACGCCagcaagaagaaaaagaaaaacaaggaaTATCGCAAGAAGCTTCAGCAGCAGCAGAA GCAGCTGGACTGGAGGCCCGAGAAAAAGGAAGAGGTCAGGAAGAGACATGAGCGAGTGGTGATCATCCGGAACATGTTCCACCCCACCGACTTCGAG GAGGATCCTCTGGAGTTGAACGAGTATCGGGAGGACCTGCGCACCGAGTGTGAGAAATTCGGGGAGGTGAAGAAGGTCATCATATTCGAC agacACCCTGATGGAGTGGCGTCGGTGGCGTTTAAGGAACCCGACGAGGCGGATAAGTGTGTGACGACTCTGAACGACCGCTGGTTTGGGGGGCGACAGCTCTCGGCTCAGCTGTGGGACGGCGTGACCGATTATCAG GTGGAGGAAACGGTGAAGGAGCGAGAGGAAAGGTTAAAGGGCTGGTCCAGTTTTCTAGGGGACGGAAAAACGAACGAGACGAAATCTAAAGAAGGAGCGGAAACGATAAAACCAGAACAGACAGACGAACAGCAAAACCAGCAAGAGGACAAGACTGAAAAGAGAGAGGTTAGGGTGGAAACACTGGAGGAGGAACAGAAGGAGGAACAGAAGGAGGAACAGAAGGAGGAACAGAAGGAGGAACAGAAGGAGGAACAGAAGGAGGACGCTGGGGTTGAATCCACAGACAGCAGTTTGGCCAGCAGTGATGATGAGTCCTAA